The genomic interval CACCAGACTGTTCATTCTGTCCGTGTTGACCACCTTGCTAAGCGACGACGTCTTGAAGTCGCCTGCGGCACCAATCTCCACCTCGGTCAGGTCAGCCATGGAAATCACAGTCGAAAACTTGACACTAGACAGCCAGCCGTCGTTGATCATGTCCATAAACGACAAGTCATAGACCACGTGATCAAACGCCTTAGTAAGGGACTTTGTGTCTGTTCGAAACAGTGTAGCCGTAAAACCGATCACCGCGACATCGCTTTTGGCCTTGCTAGCCTTGAAATGCTGAATGATGTTGAGATACGACTGACTGGCGGCATGGTGTGCTTCGTCAATGATAATGGCCTTGAAATCAGTAGgatccagctgctccaaaCGCTTGCCCTGCAGTGTTTGGACGCCTGCAACCACCACGTCTGCCGAGGGATCAGCCACAGTCGTTCCCATTTCAATCTCGACCTTCAGATCTGGATTGAACCGTGAAATCTGATTTTGCGCCTGAGTAGCGAGCTCCTTTCGATGGGTAAGAATCAGTACTTTGTTACCCGTGTTCTTGGCCGCAATCTGGTTCAGCAGATTCGCGAAGATCACCGTCTTGCCTCCTCCTGTGGCCAGCGAGACGGCGATTCGTCGTTTACCGGCATTCAATGCGTCCAAACATGCCGAAATGCATTCTTTCTGGTACTTTCGCAAGTCTGGCGGTGTCGAGGGAGTTTGTAAATGGCGTAGAAACACTCCCGGAGGCCGGAAATGGCGTATACTCCGAAATAATTGCATAGTCTTGGACGAGATAGAGTTTCATGCTGGACCTGAaagctacgagtacttggagATGCTTACTAAGAAGGATGAAGTAGTGTAGGGTAATAGGAAAACACATAATGTGCTCTTATCGGTGAATGTTAGCTCAAACTTGTGGTCTCCGTGTTTATTCTTGATTCAAGCGTAGTAAGAAACCTGTGTTGGACGGGGAAAACGAGCTTTCTGTTACGCTTAACAAAAGAGTCTCTAGAATTGAGTCCATCTCTAATTGAGTAGTTAGACGTAGCACAGGAGGTTAGATGTCTCCTCTTAGAGACAATCACCTCCGTACCAAATGTATATTATATCATACGTTTacattttatatatatatatatttttcgAGAGGACATAAGTGTTATATCATTAGTTCCATATCCCGGGCTGAAAGTAACAGAGCACACGAATCTGATGCAGgccatggtgatgatttCGACACCTGTAATGAAGACGAAGAAGCAGTAGTCGGATTTGGCGTCTTGTGAGACGGTCGTCGAGAGAATACTTCAACAACTGATCTATATCTCTCACAGATACGTCAAACACACCGGGTAGCACGCCGAGACACTTCAATCTACAAGATCGTACTCATACAGTAACTCCCGCAACAGTGTGACGACTACTTAAGACTTCAATATGATTCCGTGTATTAGTTTGGACTGACGGGAACACAGCTTCCTGCGGTTTGCTTACAGCTTGGAAACATCCAAGCCCAACACCACATCATCCTTTCTATCTCTCAACAGCCGTCTCAACACCTTTCCAGAAGGGTTCCTAGGCACGGCCTCAACCACCACGATTCCGCCATGCAGattcttgtacttgggcATCTGGCTGTTGAGTGACTTGAGAATACCCACAGCATCAGCTTTCGGATCTCTCAGAACCACAAAAGCCCGGGGAGACTCTGTGCCTTTATCCACGTCCATAACACCAATAACAGCACAGTCAGCAACCAGAGGATTGGCCAATAACGCGTCTTCCAGCTCAGCAGGAGCCACCTGTTTTCCCATACTTTTGATAAGCTCCTTGGTACGGTCCACAATCATTACTCTGCCCTGCAGATCAAAGAAACCAACGTCTCCAGTTCGCAACCATCGTTTCTTGTACCAGGGCATGTCGGGAGTCCAGTCAGAAGCCTCTTCGAACGCGTCTGCGTTAGCAGAGGGGTTCTTGTGATATCCGTCCATCACGTGAGGTCCTCGAATGAGAATCTCGCCCGTGGGAAGTCCCCCAGCCTTGATAGCAGCATCTAGAGACGCCGGATCAACGTCACAAGCAGGTTGGTCAACTCCCTCAGACACCACTCGAGCTTCAGTGTTTGACACAAGTTTTCCAACCGATCTAATATGAGCCACGGGGACTTCGGGGTCGAACAAAGTACACACAGGCGACGTCTCGGTCATGCCCCAGCCCTGGATTACCCGCAGGGTACCGTACTCGGACACTCCATCTTTTCGGCCGGTGATTCGTTCCAGAAACTCTTCTGTGGCTTTGACACCGAGAGGAGCAGCTCCCGAGAGAACAGTGGTCAGGTTGCGTTTCAGATCTGGCACATATTTCTGCGTAAACGGATGTTTAGCCAACAAAATGATGATGGGGGGTACCAGTGGGAAGATGTTTaccttgtacttgacaGCAGCATCCAGGAACTCGATGAAATCAAAACCTTTATGGaacacagcagcagtgCCTCTGTGGACTCCAAACACCAGAAACTGGGCTAGTCCATAGAGGTGCGACACGGGAATAATAGCGGAGGCCACCTGATTTGTTTTCAACAGAGCATTGGAACTCTTGGTGCTCATGATGGCGTTGGATGTGATATTTCCATGTGTGATTCTGACAGCCTTGAATAGTCCTCCTGAGGTTCCAGAAGACATGGCCAGGTATGCTACTCGAGTGATACTCTCTTTGGGACGCAGCTGGAGTCTGTTTGCAAACTGGAAGTTGGCTTGAGCCAGAGGCACTCTCTCACTATCTTCAATCAATTGTTCAAGAGATAAAATGGTTGGATTTGTCTTGGAAACAATGATAGCGTCTTCCAGCAACTGTTTGAATGGCTCAGAGTAAACAACCATCTTTGGAACAACAAGCTGGAGCTGATGAGCAAACTCCTGGACCGTGTATGAGCAACTTGCAGGCGATAGGGTAGCACCAGCATCCAGAGCTGCCCAATGAACAGGACCTGCCCAAATACAGTTGGGAAAGAGAGTGATGAAAACGTCGCCCATGGACGGATCAGAGACATTGTCACGAGCGTTTCCAAGTCCGTGCTGCCGGAAAATGGTCAGAAAGTCATTTGACATTTTCCACAGCTGCCGCTGACTTAGCTGTTCGCCGGTAGCCGCATCAATGAAGAACGGAGTGGTATCATTGACGAACGGGGAAGTCCGGATAAAGTCGGGAATTGTTCCGTCAAAGAACTCCCTGTCGTCAATTGGCTGGTTGAGAGAGGTGTGGATGATCATGGCGGGTGGTTTCGGAGCTACTTTGGCTCTGTCTGGTCTTATATACTAGGTCTGAGGGGTAAGAGGGGAACGTCTAAAAGATGAGTTATCCTGTAGGCTGAAATGCCACCTGGGGAGTAGGTGTTTATAAAGAAATAGTAAAACATGGTAATTGACATAAACAACAGCATTGTGGACCCCGTTATATAATTGACACATTTATATAGCTTTCATGGCGTAGTACATATTGGTATATGTCACAGCATACTCAATGATTAGTGAACATGACAAGGGTCTGTTCTACAACATACATGGCAGGGCAAAAGTCAATGAGTTAAACTAGTGCCAATTATCGAGTGGCTAGACCACCTGAACTGTGTAACACGACAATTTCAACTCCTTACAATACTGTTTgagcacttgtacatctACTCCTCACACTATGGCAGATTTTGTGGGGTAGCTGCAAGGGCGGAGATGTCTGCTAGCGCGGAAAGGGCGTATTCTGAGAGGTATTGTGGGAACATGTAAGTATAAGTAAATAAATTTGTTTAGAATCCGATACTGATGAAAACTGTTTTTCAATATCTCAGATCTGACGTTTGTGAAACCAGTTAGAAGGGGCTGATTCAAGaccctacttgtagtgcaTCTCGTATGGTATGTAGTGTACTGCAAGGAACTATAATTCAGACACTAGAACATCAatgatggtgttgtgttgttCCAAGTACGTTTTCTAGACAGAAACGAAATCAAGATGCAATATTTTTCAAGCAATcaactttttttcttctttcaatttttccattttctccATTTTTCTCCGATTTCTCCGattttccattttctccGATTTTCCATATTCTCCAattttccattttctccAATTTCCATAAAATACAAAGAAGACAGATGCGGAAAGAATTGCAGCTCTGCATGCTTCTGTGCTTCTACAGCTGCCAGAACCAAGACAGACAACAATGGCCAGCTTccattgtacttgtactattGTCTGATTCTGTTAGATGATACTTCTGATTTGCTCTGATAATTTTTCCATGATCCGTCGACTTTTGCAGCAAGCCGCCGCCGGTGACTAAAAATACCACCGTTGGAATGCTCTCATTCCGGAGAATACGAAAGTGGGCTTTATTTGGCCATTGGTCCATTCCTTTCTGCAGTATTGGTTGATCTGTGTTTCGGATCATGCATGCAATGCATTGATAtaactactgtaccgtaTCGATATCACAGGCAAAACCAATGATACAACCAAGGACCATGTACGGTGCAAATCGTCGCACCTGACGTGCCAACTGTCTCAGGCCCAACGAAATGTCTCAAGAGCGCAATTTTCGACGCAGGGAGGCAAATTTATCCGAGCCAACCTTGCTCCAGGTGGAGATACGCTTTGGGACGGAGATTGCTGCTGTGGAGAGAATTTCACAAGAGCTTGTACGGGATTTCGCTCGGGGAATGACCCTGTGGGGGTCAcccgtactgtactatgAAACACCTTTATCCAATGCAGCCAACAACGTCATGGGCCGTGATATAGACATATCCAGCATAGACATTTCCAGCATAGAGTCTTGAAGAGGGAGGAAAAGCGAGTCTTTTCAGTAAAAGTACCAACCGGTACATACTATGATAGGAATGAGGCTGAAGACTTGAGACAAGTTTGGCCTGAAGGCTCCAATGGCACCATTCTCAAATGCCGACAATCTCTCTTCCTCATTACCGCGCTTTAATAGCGAGGAGCTATTAGTTTGATTTCATCCAAACCCCGCGGGACGTATTGGCGGGccaaccaaaaaaagagtCTTCATTTAGCgcgaaaaaaacaagaggTTGAAGGCAATATTTCTGCTCAATTAGACGACACATGATCTCTTGTCCAACAGCAATACGGTTCCTGGACGCCgcgggtcacgtgaaggGTATCCCCGGCTTGTGGATCTCTGGACACCTGTGGATCTATCGACCCTATGGACTTAGCTGGTCTGTGATCATGCGATGAGGCCAAGACTTTTGTGCAGATGAATCATGTGTCTGGGTGAGACTTGGGTCGGTCTTGTAGCAAGGCTGGCGGGGCGCCACACCGACGGCGAGGAAGGGGGGGTTCTCGTTGACTCCGGCCTCCGACTGCGAGCTGTGAAATCGCGCGACCGTTCGCTGGTGCCTTACAGATGCATCTAAAAAAAGCCTCGTTGTTGCTGGGTAAGTCAAACCTCGGTAAGCACGATGGGCTGCCCAGAGAGAGCGAGTGCACTGCAGCCCGGAAGGTTGACTGAAGAAATCTTATACCGTTTATCTTCTTTAATTTTTTTGTCAGCGCCTTTAAACTCGGCGGCTTAATTAGTGACCGTTTTGGGCACCTAAAATGGCGCACGAGGTTATTGTTGAGGTCAGTAGGTGTGAGAGAGTCTGAGGGCGGGGGCCGGACAAGTGCTCACTTATATAGTTGTCTCCCATGACACGGGTCTGGTAACACGCCGGCGCCTGACACGGCTCAGATTTGGTTCAGCTTGGCACAATTTGGTTTCAAGCTTGCACTTTAGCAGTTTGTACACTGGCAGCAAGTTTGAATTTCAGTGCATGAGAACTCTATGTATAAGATGCAAATGACGCACGGCCCTACATATAGCGGGGTCTATCGTGGCGACGGGGCAAAAAGGATACAAGTCGTTCTTACAAGACACTCTCCGCACACACAATGGCCACACTCCACCCCGAAGACGCCGCAGGACGGCCCGTGCGACGACGACCTCGTCCCTCCAGTTCGGGCGGCTCCAGATCGCCGTCCACCAAACGACACTCGATAGTGCGGGAGCATCTCGGAGAAGAGCTCAATGTGCCCGACGGCCAGGAAATGGACCTGGGCCAGGTCAACAAGAACCTCAATGCCGCATacgccaaggccgagaaggactcggacgacgagaaggaaaagaaggaggagggcgTGGTGGACGAGCTGCCAGAGAAGTATTCCTACCCTCGATTCTCAAAGAACAACCGACGCTACAGATTCACCGACATCAAGTTCAAGCCAACACCGTCGATTCTCGACAAGTTCGCCCACAAGGACTCGGAGTTCTTTGGCTTCTACACCCTGCTGTGGATGGTGTTTGCCTTCTGCGTCTTCCGAACCGGCCTGCTCAACTACACAAACGAAGGCATCCTGTTCCGGGGCCAGATTTTCGCCATTCTCAGCAAAGATCTCTGGAAAGTCGCATTGGTCGATCTGGGCATGTACCTGACCACCTAtctgtctgtgtttctGCAATTGGCCGTCAAGCACGGTCTGGTCGACTGGAACTCGTTTGGCTGGATCATCCAGAACGTGCACCAGACCCtgttcctcttcttctaccTTTGGGTCGCCAAGTCGAGTAACCTGCCTTGGATCGGTAACATCTTCATTGTGCTTCATGCCTTTGTCATGCTCATGAAACAACACTCGTACGCCTTCTACAATGGCTACCTATGGACTGTCGAGGACGAGCTCTCCCACGCAAAGCAGCGTCTCACCGAAGACATTCCTGTTtcagagaaggaggatCTCAAGCTGGACATCGAGTTCTGCGAGACAGAGCTCAAGGTCCAATCCAGACACACCCCTTTCcccaccaacatcacctTTTCTAACTACTTCTGGTACTCCATGTTCCCAACGCTCGTCTACGAAATTGAGTTCCCTCGAACCCCCCGAATCAAGTGGACATACgtgctggagaaggtcGCCGCAGTCTTTggcgtcttcttccttATGATCTGGGTCGCAGAGTCGTACCTGTATCCCCCTGTGGTGGCTGTTATTCAAATGCGAGACGAACCCTTCTGGAACAAGGTCCGAATCTATCCCATTTTCCTGTCGGACATTCTGCTGCCCTTTGTCATTGAGTACATGCTTGTTTTCTACATCATCTGGGACGCCATTCTCAACGGCATTGCCGAGCTCACTCGCTTCGCCGACAGAGACTTTTATGGCCCCTGGTGGAACTGTACCAGCTGGGAGCAGTTTAGCCGAGAATGGAACATTCCTGTCTACCAGTTCCTCAAGCGACACGTCTACCACTCGTCCATCTCTGCTTTCAAGTTCTCCAAGGGCGCAGCTACCCTCACCACCTTCTTGCTGTCTTCTCTTGTCCACGAGCTGGTCATGTTTGCCATCTTTAAGAAGTTCCGAGGATacctgctgttgctgcagaTGACCCAGCTGCCCCTGGCCATGCTGCAGAAAACCAAATGGATCCAGGACAGACCCGTTTTTGGCAACGCTTTCTTCTGGTTCTCGCTCATGATCGGACCTTCTCTCATGTGTTCCATGTACCTCCTCTTCTAAGCACAGTCGCTTCACCACTTGTGCCTATAGAATGTCAACCACTGTCAACTTCTTGTATGGCCATCAACTATGAACAAGTCAGTTGACAGCTACAATGCTTCCACTGAAGTTATCCTCCCCCACTGTATTTTATTCTTAACACTGATCATCTACCTAACGAGACACTGTAGAGCCACTGGTATTGTATGAAACTTCGCCAAGAGATGCCGACGATGAAAGTCTGAGTTTAAGAAAATCAAAAAGGGGTAAAAAAAACGGTTTACGCCCTCCGAGCCGATACTACGGAGATATCGGAGTTACAGACACTTTGGGAGCAAAGTCTGCAATACAAGCCCACGGAACTAGAGGTGGGTCGTCAGTAAAGGCCGACGATACTCAGCTGGCTGCATAACTTCCGGATTGAAAGAGAGCCAGTCTTTCGAACCTCGGCTcagaaaagaagagaaggaaggTACAAACATCATACGATATAGAGTCTTTTTAGCACGGCGGTCAGTTGGATTGCAAAGTGGAAGGGCAAGAGTACTGCTGCCTTGTTTAATTGGTATCCACTATGCATTTTGCTTTTTGCAAGTGGAACTGGGAGAACTTGTAGCCTTGGGTTGATGCGGTCGGAGATTAGAGTTGATctgaaaaataaaaaataaaaaaacgaGATGCGGATTGTGGAAGCTGTAGAGGATATGTGACTACAAGAGTAGTATCTACGAGTGTGTACTTGCTGCGAAAGTTGATTTCGAACGAACCAGCTTCATTGACTAAACAGTGATGATTTTCGAGACAGCGGAAAACTTCAAGCCAGTATGCAGCATTTAGGCTCATCGGCACCTATTTTAGCCGCAACTAGCCGCTTCTTTCTGTAACATACGATGATTTgtcaggtacagtacagtaccgttTTAAGCACCTGAACTAGCGGTGGCCTACGTGCACATGCTCGTATTGTAGTACCGAGTTAAAGATTGTTTTGGAGTCTAGAGTTGTATTTGTCATTGTTTTATGGAAGTGTGTCTAGTTATAGCTGTTCCACAGCATGAGAGATGTCTTCGTCATACCCAGCGGTATGCTCAACGGTACCCGTTTGTTCCACAGCAAGAGAGGTGTGTTCGCCATGGCCAGCAGTATGTTCAACGGTACCCGTTTGATTCGAGCTTTCCGAATGTTCTCTATTGGGATCAATGTACTTGCATCATGTACCGAGGGAAGGCGGTGATCTGAGTTGAGTTCGAGTATGGACGCGGGCTGACTTGTCTCGGGGGAGCCTTTGGAACTGCCGCGTACTTGTTGCTTCAGATCTCTCCACTGCAATTGGGGAACCAGTACTAGTCAACGAAGTGGTGACAGTTAGGCTGTTCCTGGAAAGTGACAACCATACGCATTCTTCACATTATTTCAGTTGAATATCACCTTCCAGTACACCACCATCAATCGTGTAATTCTGGTTTCGCTGAGTACAACGCGATGGACTTGGAAGTTGTCAATTGACCCATCACCAATAATTGTCTGGTACATGGTCGCAGATGTAGTCAACGAATTTGAAGCGGAAAGGACCCA from Yarrowia lipolytica chromosome 1F, complete sequence carries:
- a CDS encoding uncharacterized protein (Compare to YALI0F06556g, weakly similar to wi|NCU06665.1 Neurospora crassa and uniprot|P38137 Saccharomyces cerevisiae YBR222C Peroxisomal- coenzyme A synthetase), which codes for MIIHTSLNQPIDDREFFDGTIPDFIRTSPFVNDTTPFFIDAATGEQLSQRQLWKMSNDFLTIFRQHGLGNARDNVSDPSMGDVFITLFPNCIWAGPVHWAALDAGATLSPASCSYTVQEFAHQLQLVVPKMVVYSEPFKQLLEDAIIVSKTNPTILSLEQLIEDSERVPLAQANFQFANRLQLRPKESITRVAYLAMSSGTSGGLFKAVRITHGNITSNAIMSTKSSNALLKTNQVASAIIPVSHLYGLAQFLVFGVHRGTAAVFHKGFDFIEFLDAAVKYKVNIFPLVPPIIILLAKHPFTQKYVPDLKRNLTTVLSGAAPLGVKATEEFLERITGRKDGVSEYGTLRVIQGWGMTETSPVCTLFDPEVPVAHIRSVGKLVSNTEARVVSEGVDQPACDVDPASLDAAIKAGGLPTGEILIRGPHVMDGYHKNPSANADAFEEASDWTPDMPWYKKRWLRTGDVGFFDLQGRVMIVDRTKELIKSMGKQVAPAELEDALLANPLVADCAVIGVMDVDKGTESPRAFVVLRDPKADAVGILKSLNSQMPKYKNLHGGIVVVEAVPRNPSGKVLRRLLRDRKDDVVLGLDVSKL
- a CDS encoding uncharacterized protein (Compare to YALI0F06578g, similar to uniprot|P53629 Saccharomyces cerevisiae YNR019w ARE2 acyl-CoA sterol acyltransferase, similar to Saccharomyces cerevisiae ARE1 (YCR048W) and ARE2 (YNR019W); ancestral locus Anc_6.317), translated to MATLHPEDAAGRPVRRRPRPSSSGGSRSPSTKRHSIVREHLGEELNVPDGQEMDLGQVNKNLNAAYAKAEKDSDDEKEKKEEGVVDELPEKYSYPRFSKNNRRYRFTDIKFKPTPSILDKFAHKDSEFFGFYTLLWMVFAFCVFRTGLLNYTNEGILFRGQIFAILSKDLWKVALVDLGMYLTTYLSVFLQLAVKHGLVDWNSFGWIIQNVHQTLFLFFYLWVAKSSNLPWIGNIFIVLHAFVMLMKQHSYAFYNGYLWTVEDELSHAKQRLTEDIPVSEKEDLKLDIEFCETELKVQSRHTPFPTNITFSNYFWYSMFPTLVYEIEFPRTPRIKWTYVLEKVAAVFGVFFLMIWVAESYLYPPVVAVIQMRDEPFWNKVRIYPIFLSDILLPFVIEYMLVFYIIWDAILNGIAELTRFADRDFYGPWWNCTSWEQFSREWNIPVYQFLKRHVYHSSISAFKFSKGAATLTTFLLSSLVHELVMFAIFKKFRGYLLLLQMTQLPLAMLQKTKWIQDRPVFGNAFFWFSLMIGPSLMCSMYLLF